A portion of the Microlunatus phosphovorus NM-1 genome contains these proteins:
- the prpB gene encoding methylisocitrate lyase, whose amino-acid sequence MLYARTSPAEKRLLFREQLRSGELLRFPGAFNPLSAKLIERKGFDGVYISGAVLSADLGLPDIGLTTLTEVAGRGQQIARATELPAIIDADTGFGEPMNVARTIQTLEDAGLGGTHIEDQINPKRCGHLDGKAVVDTDTAIKRIRAAVDARRDPNFLIMARTDIRAVDGLPSAIDRAKVLVDAGADAIFPEAMASLEEFAAMRAAVDVPILANMTEFGKSELFSVDQLRDVGINIVIWPVSLLRMAMGAADRALDTLLVEGHLTSRLGEMQHRAELYDLIDYASYNHFDASVFNFHLEH is encoded by the coding sequence ATGCTGTACGCACGCACCTCCCCAGCGGAGAAGCGCCTGCTGTTCCGCGAGCAGCTCAGATCAGGTGAGCTGCTCCGGTTCCCGGGCGCGTTCAACCCGCTGAGCGCCAAGCTGATCGAGCGCAAGGGTTTCGACGGGGTCTACATCTCCGGCGCCGTGCTGAGTGCCGATCTCGGTCTGCCCGACATCGGGCTCACCACCCTCACCGAGGTGGCTGGCCGTGGCCAGCAGATCGCGCGGGCGACCGAGCTGCCCGCCATCATCGACGCCGACACCGGTTTCGGCGAGCCGATGAACGTCGCGCGTACGATCCAGACCCTCGAGGACGCTGGGCTCGGCGGCACCCACATCGAGGATCAGATCAACCCCAAGCGCTGCGGACATCTCGACGGGAAGGCCGTGGTCGACACCGACACGGCGATCAAGCGAATCCGGGCCGCGGTCGACGCCCGTCGAGACCCCAACTTCCTGATCATGGCGCGAACCGACATCCGGGCTGTCGACGGGCTTCCGTCCGCGATCGACCGGGCCAAGGTGCTCGTCGATGCCGGCGCCGATGCGATCTTCCCGGAGGCGATGGCCTCGCTCGAGGAGTTCGCGGCCATGCGGGCGGCGGTCGACGTACCGATCCTGGCCAACATGACCGAGTTCGGGAAATCCGAGCTGTTCTCGGTCGACCAGCTGCGCGACGTCGGGATCAACATCGTGATCTGGCCGGTGTCGCTGCTGCGGATGGCCATGGGAGCGGCCGATCGGGCCCTCGATACGCTCCTCGTCGAGGGGCACCTGACCAGCCGGCTCGGCGAGATGCAGCACCGCGCCGAGCTGTACGACCTGATCGACTACGCGAGCTACAACCACTTCGACGCATCCGTCTTCAACTTCCACCTCGAGCACTGA
- a CDS encoding bifunctional 2-methylcitrate synthase/citrate synthase has product MTDIKKGLAGVYVDYTAISKVNPETNSLLYRGYPVQELAATQPFEAVAYLLWHGGLPTDDELAALRATERAHRGLAPEVKAAIDLLPTGAHPMDEIRTAVSVIGATETAGITNVLDAVGTPAENLERSVRLFAALPAIVAYGQRRRRGLDPVEPRDDLDYSANLLWLTFGEEPDPVVVDAVNRSMILYAEHSFNASTFTARVVTSTLSDLYSAVVAAIGALKGPLHGGANEAVLHILNEIGDAANVVPWLDEALGQKRKIMGFGHRVYKRGDSRVPTMKAALDMLIAHYDRPDVAELYETLEREFVSRKGIYPNLDYPSGPAYNLIGFDVLTFTPLFVASRITGWTAHIIEQQSANALIRPLSEYNGPDERHVPGYVADAAALAVADRPEESAG; this is encoded by the coding sequence ATGACCGACATCAAGAAGGGCCTCGCCGGGGTCTACGTCGACTACACCGCGATCTCGAAGGTCAACCCCGAGACGAACTCGCTGCTGTATCGCGGCTATCCGGTGCAGGAGCTTGCCGCGACCCAGCCGTTCGAGGCGGTCGCCTATCTGCTGTGGCACGGCGGCCTGCCGACCGACGACGAGCTCGCCGCACTGCGCGCCACCGAGCGCGCTCATCGGGGGTTGGCCCCGGAGGTGAAGGCGGCGATCGATCTGCTGCCCACCGGCGCGCATCCGATGGACGAGATCCGTACCGCGGTGAGCGTGATCGGCGCGACCGAGACCGCCGGCATCACCAACGTGCTCGACGCCGTCGGCACCCCGGCCGAGAACCTCGAGCGTTCGGTCCGGTTGTTCGCCGCGCTGCCGGCGATCGTCGCGTACGGGCAGCGCCGCCGCCGTGGTCTCGATCCGGTCGAGCCGCGCGACGATCTCGACTATTCGGCCAACCTGCTGTGGCTCACCTTCGGCGAGGAGCCGGATCCGGTGGTCGTCGATGCGGTGAACCGGTCGATGATCCTCTATGCCGAGCACTCCTTCAATGCGTCGACCTTCACCGCCCGGGTCGTCACGTCCACGTTGAGCGACCTGTATTCGGCGGTCGTGGCCGCGATCGGCGCGCTCAAGGGTCCGCTGCACGGCGGTGCCAACGAGGCCGTGCTGCACATCCTGAACGAGATCGGCGACGCCGCCAACGTGGTGCCGTGGCTGGACGAGGCCCTGGGCCAGAAGCGCAAGATCATGGGCTTCGGACACCGCGTCTACAAGCGGGGCGATTCGCGCGTACCGACCATGAAGGCCGCACTCGACATGCTCATCGCACACTACGACCGGCCGGATGTCGCCGAGCTGTACGAGACGCTCGAGCGCGAGTTCGTCTCCCGGAAGGGGATCTATCCCAACCTGGACTACCCCTCCGGCCCGGCCTACAACCTGATCGGCTTCGACGTGCTCACCTTCACGCCCTTGTTCGTCGCGTCGAGGATCACCGGCTGGACCGCCCACATCATCGAGCAGCAGTCCGCCAATGCGCTGATCCGGCCCTTGTCGGAATACAACGGTCCCGACGAGCGGCATGTCCCCGGCTATGTCGCCGACGCCGCCGCCCTGGCCGTCGCCGACCGGCCGGAGGAGTCCGCCGGCTGA
- a CDS encoding sulfate/molybdate ABC transporter ATP-binding protein, protein MSIKIHGVGKRFGDFVALDDINLEIPSGELTALLGPSGGGKSTLLRIIAGLELSDTGSVEIEGKDATALPAQKRNVGFVFQHYAAFRHMTVAQNVGYGLKIRKRPKREIAAKVEELLALVHLSQFADRLPSQLSGGQRQRMALARALAIEPSVLLLDEPFGALDAKVRKELRAWLRRLHDEVHVTTVFVTHDQEEALEVADQIVVINNGRIEQIGTPDQLYDVPASEFVMGFLGPVTVLDGSLVRPHDIEVVTVPFPGAYAGRIARSSRVGFEVRLEVALTEAGRDGAAQSAPVLVTLTRAEAAAKQLDEGLPVWVKPIAEAASCAG, encoded by the coding sequence ATGAGCATCAAGATCCACGGTGTCGGCAAGCGCTTCGGCGACTTCGTCGCGCTGGACGACATCAATCTGGAGATACCCTCCGGTGAGCTGACCGCGCTGCTCGGGCCCAGCGGTGGGGGAAAGTCGACCCTGTTGCGGATCATCGCCGGACTGGAGCTGTCCGACACCGGCTCGGTCGAGATCGAGGGGAAGGACGCGACCGCGCTGCCGGCTCAGAAACGCAACGTCGGCTTCGTGTTCCAGCACTATGCCGCGTTCCGGCATATGACGGTGGCGCAGAACGTCGGCTACGGCCTCAAGATCCGGAAGCGGCCCAAACGGGAGATCGCGGCGAAGGTCGAGGAACTGCTGGCCCTGGTGCATCTGTCGCAGTTCGCCGACCGGCTGCCCTCGCAACTGTCCGGTGGTCAGCGGCAGCGGATGGCGCTGGCTCGGGCGCTGGCCATCGAGCCCTCGGTGCTGTTGCTCGACGAGCCGTTCGGCGCCCTGGATGCCAAGGTGCGCAAGGAACTGCGGGCCTGGCTGCGGCGACTGCACGACGAGGTCCACGTCACCACGGTGTTCGTCACCCACGACCAGGAGGAGGCGCTCGAGGTCGCCGACCAGATCGTGGTGATCAACAACGGGCGGATCGAGCAGATCGGCACCCCCGATCAGCTCTACGACGTGCCGGCCTCGGAGTTCGTGATGGGCTTCCTCGGGCCGGTGACGGTGCTCGACGGCAGCCTTGTTCGGCCGCACGACATCGAGGTGGTCACGGTGCCGTTCCCAGGTGCGTACGCCGGGCGGATCGCGCGGTCCAGCCGAGTCGGCTTCGAGGTCCGGCTCGAGGTCGCGCTCACCGAGGCGGGGCGGGACGGCGCTGCCCAATCTGCTCCGGTGCTGGTCACGCTGACCCGCGCCGAGGCTGCGGCCAAGCAACTCGACGAGGGTCTTCCGGTCTGGGTCAAGCCGATCGCCGAGGCAGCGAGCTGCGCGGGATAG
- a CDS encoding sulfate ABC transporter permease, with amino-acid sequence MADTAIPDTASSVPAPGAAPTGRGKVVTVRARSPWRWVLRVLVIGYLFFLVVWPVALVAKQTFSRGIEPVLAALRQPDVVFAFQLTLSIAFWAVLINTVFGIVISLLLTRYTFPGRRALSALIDLPLSVSPIVVGLALLLVYSGRTGWLGQTLESAGLQIIYAPPGMILATAFVSLPLMIRELVPVLTEIGTDAEQAARSLGASPLQSFLQITVPAIKWALLYGVVLSLARSLGEFGAVKIVSGGVAMRTQSATLLVEQRYQQFGPDNTITAYTAAFILALIAVLALVVVTSLRPREDH; translated from the coding sequence ATGGCTGACACTGCGATCCCCGACACCGCCTCGTCGGTCCCAGCGCCGGGAGCGGCGCCAACGGGCCGCGGCAAGGTGGTCACCGTCCGGGCCCGGTCTCCATGGCGGTGGGTGCTGCGCGTGCTGGTGATCGGCTATCTGTTCTTCCTGGTGGTCTGGCCCGTGGCGCTGGTAGCCAAGCAGACCTTTTCGCGCGGAATCGAGCCCGTGCTGGCGGCTTTGCGACAGCCCGATGTCGTCTTCGCCTTTCAGCTGACCTTGTCGATCGCGTTCTGGGCGGTGCTGATCAACACCGTCTTCGGGATCGTGATCTCCCTGCTGCTGACCCGCTACACCTTCCCGGGCCGCCGGGCGCTGTCCGCGCTCATCGATCTGCCGTTGTCTGTCTCGCCGATCGTCGTCGGCCTGGCTCTGCTGCTCGTCTACAGCGGGCGTACGGGCTGGCTTGGTCAGACGCTCGAGTCGGCCGGGCTGCAGATCATCTATGCGCCGCCGGGGATGATCCTCGCCACCGCGTTCGTCAGCCTGCCGTTGATGATCCGCGAACTGGTCCCGGTGCTGACCGAGATCGGCACCGATGCGGAGCAGGCGGCGCGCAGTCTCGGCGCCTCGCCGCTGCAGTCGTTCCTGCAGATCACCGTGCCGGCCATCAAATGGGCCTTGCTCTACGGCGTGGTGCTCAGCCTGGCTCGCTCGCTGGGCGAGTTCGGCGCGGTCAAGATCGTCTCCGGCGGCGTCGCGATGCGTACCCAGTCGGCCACGTTGCTCGTCGAGCAGCGCTACCAGCAGTTCGGCCCCGACAACACCATCACCGCGTACACGGCGGCCTTCATCCTGGCCCTGATCGCGGTGCTTGCGCTGGTCGTCGTCACCAGCTTGCGTCCCAGGGAGGACCACTGA
- a CDS encoding sulfate ABC transporter substrate-binding protein: protein MSTPFSRRTALRAAAGLLAVGVVSTLGGCVGGSAAPSTDTSAATTTLHLVGFAVPKEANNAIQKKFAETPEGKGVVWEESYGASGDQSRAVVNGLEADYVNFSLEGDVTRLVKAGLVAEDWNAGPTKGIVSDSVVVIVVPKGNPQGIKGWDDLTKDGVKIITPNPASSGAARWNILAAYQQVIADGGSEADAKAYLTKFFNHVAALPGSGRDATNAFLQGAGNVLISYENEAILARQSGEDFDYIVPDATLKIENPGAVLKDADPKAKAYLDFVLTTAGQEEYVKKGFRSVLADTPVGTVEGANDPAQPFPVPAKLFTIAELGGWDAVNAKFFDEESGIVPQIQKDTGKQQ from the coding sequence ATGTCCACTCCGTTCTCGCGCCGCACAGCGCTGCGCGCTGCGGCTGGTCTGCTGGCAGTCGGGGTCGTATCGACACTCGGTGGTTGTGTAGGTGGCTCCGCGGCACCGTCCACGGACACCTCAGCGGCCACGACCACGCTGCATCTCGTCGGCTTCGCCGTGCCGAAGGAGGCGAACAACGCCATCCAGAAGAAGTTCGCCGAGACGCCTGAGGGTAAGGGCGTGGTCTGGGAGGAGTCGTACGGTGCCTCCGGCGACCAGAGCCGCGCGGTGGTCAACGGGCTCGAGGCCGACTACGTGAACTTCTCGCTCGAGGGAGACGTCACCCGGCTCGTCAAGGCCGGACTGGTGGCCGAGGACTGGAACGCCGGCCCGACCAAGGGCATCGTGTCGGACTCGGTGGTGGTCATCGTGGTGCCCAAGGGCAATCCCCAGGGCATCAAGGGCTGGGACGATCTGACCAAGGACGGGGTCAAGATCATCACCCCGAATCCGGCATCGTCGGGTGCGGCCCGCTGGAACATCCTGGCCGCCTACCAGCAGGTGATCGCCGATGGCGGCAGCGAGGCTGACGCGAAGGCGTACCTGACCAAGTTCTTCAATCACGTGGCCGCGCTGCCAGGCAGCGGCCGGGACGCCACCAACGCCTTCTTGCAGGGCGCCGGTAACGTGCTGATCTCGTACGAGAACGAGGCGATCCTGGCGCGTCAGTCGGGGGAGGACTTCGACTACATCGTGCCCGACGCCACCTTGAAGATCGAGAATCCGGGCGCGGTGCTCAAGGACGCCGATCCGAAGGCAAAGGCCTACCTTGACTTCGTGCTGACCACGGCCGGTCAGGAGGAATACGTCAAGAAGGGCTTCCGGTCGGTGCTCGCCGACACCCCGGTCGGCACCGTCGAGGGTGCCAACGATCCGGCGCAGCCGTTCCCGGTGCCGGCGAAGCTCTTCACCATCGCGGAGCTGGGCGGTTGGGACGCGGTCAATGCCAAGTTCTTCGACGAGGAGTCCGGCATCGTGCCGCAGATCCAGAAGGACACAGGCAAGCAGCAATGA
- the cysT gene encoding sulfate ABC transporter permease subunit CysT, with protein sequence MTATALTRLVDRPEATPPPVGRRRRRRTSTSLTPLAGVGLGVTMLWFSLLVLIPLLAILVQASEGGWPAYWNALTSPQTVAALRLTVGESLLVTLVNIVMGTAIAWVLVRDRFWGQRILEVVIDIPFALPTIVAGLVLLSLYGPSSPLGVDWANTRVAVFLAFLFVTLPFVVRTVQPVLLELEPDVEEAAASLGASRLTAFRTVILPALAPAITSGAALSFARGISEYGSLVLLSGNLPYATEVASVRILSYVEGDKLTEAAAVASILLVVALVVIVALDIISRRVARHG encoded by the coding sequence ATGACCGCGACGGCCCTCACCCGGCTGGTCGACCGGCCGGAGGCGACCCCTCCGCCGGTCGGCCGGCGCCGTCGCCGACGGACATCGACCTCGCTGACCCCACTGGCGGGAGTCGGCCTCGGCGTGACGATGCTGTGGTTCAGCCTGCTGGTGCTGATTCCGTTGCTGGCGATCCTGGTGCAGGCATCCGAAGGTGGCTGGCCGGCGTACTGGAACGCGCTGACCAGCCCGCAGACCGTGGCCGCGTTGCGGCTGACCGTCGGCGAGTCGCTGCTGGTCACCCTGGTAAACATCGTGATGGGGACGGCGATCGCCTGGGTGCTGGTCCGCGACCGGTTCTGGGGACAGCGGATCCTCGAGGTGGTGATCGACATCCCGTTCGCCCTGCCGACCATCGTCGCTGGGCTGGTGCTGCTCAGCCTGTACGGCCCGTCCAGCCCGCTGGGTGTCGACTGGGCGAACACTCGGGTCGCCGTCTTCCTGGCCTTCCTGTTCGTCACGTTGCCGTTCGTGGTCCGCACCGTGCAGCCGGTGCTGCTCGAGCTGGAACCGGACGTCGAGGAAGCGGCTGCCTCGCTGGGTGCTTCGCGGCTGACGGCCTTCCGGACCGTGATCCTGCCGGCGCTGGCACCGGCGATCACCTCGGGCGCGGCACTCAGCTTTGCCCGGGGGATCAGTGAGTACGGCTCCCTGGTGTTGCTCTCCGGCAATCTGCCGTACGCGACCGAGGTCGCCTCGGTCCGCATCCTGTCCTACGTCGAAGGCGACAAGCTCACCGAGGCTGCGGCGGTGGCCTCGATCCTGTTGGTGGTGGCTCTCGTGGTCATCGTCGCGTTGGACATCATCTCTCGGCGGGTGGCCCGACATGGCTGA
- a CDS encoding LodA/GoxA family CTQ-dependent oxidase, with protein MTEIVRCVIHPGIGIARVGNAPTEYYVGPEAPGQVPAPTGGFKDAAGRIKRQAARFRVYGLDKDGAVVREVTADVGEVAWRVHLANRKAAWYQFLNAMDLGSKYALVAPRRNAGITGAARKKLIIDPGSRSITGRSIKGTAYRFDSGQFMGTKVRLGEVRTDNLGRLLVLGGFGASASYLDQPATTFANNDGWHDDTSDGTVRATVKIGTKTFEAEPAVVVVTPPNYGQGLYGVVTMYDVVYDLFCRTPAFGFKPPAKPSFWRHIYPMLERLVGSGWVNGGADMLFGPGSPSHLTTPDLLAKLADPGSASKALRTAYAGWFRDPAGAWGKQQPVKLPPFYGDAFGNYRNLGADDLAVTPTQYGWLKRWAAGDFDPDPASRTRPATLAGYPVANQPRALDEANLESCLGGPFHPGIELTWPLRVASMWNAPFRLKLLAEGKEPTMDYGVTLTPAEALGAAGVVSSTAPGTLTWWLGVPWQTDEASCLAGYEIGTYLPLPSFWAARVPNQVLSERSYERALDTGLPTTQRLKHLFRRLDWLRFFGPANSKRLNDNIARWHQLGIVAPRPGPADLAAEGIPDTLWVETALDPGLTAADATWEQVKLAERILGLPAGDVPAVDTALATDQVSAEGALEAVELAEQRLVDERDATPPDVQRLLLGRGEL; from the coding sequence ATGACCGAGATCGTTCGCTGTGTCATTCACCCCGGAATCGGGATCGCGCGAGTCGGCAACGCGCCGACGGAGTACTACGTCGGCCCCGAGGCACCCGGTCAGGTGCCTGCTCCGACCGGCGGGTTCAAGGACGCCGCCGGACGGATCAAGCGACAGGCGGCCCGGTTCCGGGTCTACGGCCTCGACAAAGACGGTGCTGTGGTGCGCGAGGTCACCGCCGACGTCGGCGAGGTGGCCTGGCGGGTGCATCTGGCCAACCGCAAGGCGGCCTGGTATCAGTTTCTCAACGCGATGGACCTGGGCTCGAAGTACGCGCTCGTGGCGCCTCGACGCAACGCAGGCATCACCGGAGCGGCCAGGAAGAAGCTGATCATCGATCCCGGCTCGCGGTCGATCACCGGGCGCAGCATCAAGGGCACCGCGTACCGGTTCGACTCAGGTCAGTTCATGGGCACGAAGGTGCGGCTCGGCGAGGTGCGGACCGACAACCTGGGCAGGCTGTTGGTGCTCGGCGGCTTCGGCGCCTCGGCGTCGTACCTCGACCAGCCGGCGACCACGTTCGCCAACAATGACGGCTGGCACGACGACACCTCCGACGGGACCGTGCGCGCCACTGTGAAGATCGGGACCAAGACGTTCGAGGCCGAGCCGGCTGTGGTCGTGGTCACTCCGCCCAACTACGGCCAAGGGCTTTACGGCGTGGTGACGATGTACGACGTCGTCTACGACCTCTTCTGCCGGACGCCGGCCTTCGGGTTCAAGCCGCCGGCCAAGCCGTCGTTCTGGCGACACATCTACCCGATGCTCGAACGCCTGGTCGGCAGTGGTTGGGTGAATGGCGGCGCCGACATGCTGTTCGGGCCCGGTAGCCCCAGTCATCTGACAACGCCCGACCTGCTGGCCAAGCTGGCCGACCCAGGGTCAGCCTCAAAGGCGCTACGGACGGCGTACGCAGGGTGGTTCCGCGACCCGGCCGGAGCCTGGGGCAAACAGCAGCCGGTCAAGCTGCCGCCGTTCTACGGCGATGCCTTCGGCAACTACCGCAACCTCGGGGCCGACGACCTCGCGGTGACGCCGACTCAATACGGCTGGCTCAAACGCTGGGCGGCCGGCGACTTCGACCCCGATCCCGCGAGTCGTACCCGTCCAGCGACGTTGGCCGGCTATCCGGTGGCCAACCAGCCGCGAGCGCTCGACGAGGCGAACCTGGAGAGCTGCCTGGGTGGTCCGTTCCACCCGGGAATCGAGCTGACCTGGCCGCTGCGAGTCGCCTCGATGTGGAACGCCCCCTTTCGGCTGAAGCTGCTGGCCGAGGGCAAGGAGCCCACCATGGACTACGGCGTCACCCTGACACCCGCGGAGGCCCTCGGCGCCGCCGGCGTCGTCTCCTCGACCGCGCCGGGGACCCTCACCTGGTGGCTCGGGGTGCCCTGGCAGACCGACGAGGCGAGCTGCCTGGCGGGCTACGAGATCGGCACTTATCTGCCGCTGCCGTCGTTCTGGGCGGCGCGGGTCCCCAACCAGGTGCTCAGCGAGCGCTCGTACGAGCGCGCCCTGGACACCGGTCTGCCCACGACTCAGCGGCTCAAACACCTGTTCCGGCGGCTCGACTGGCTGCGCTTCTTCGGACCCGCCAACTCCAAGCGGCTCAACGACAACATCGCTCGGTGGCACCAACTCGGCATCGTCGCGCCGCGGCCCGGGCCCGCGGATCTGGCCGCTGAAGGCATCCCGGACACCCTGTGGGTGGAGACGGCTCTCGACCCAGGCCTCACCGCTGCCGACGCGACCTGGGAGCAGGTCAAGCTGGCCGAACGCATCCTCGGTCTGCCGGCCGGTGATGTCCCTGCGGTAGACACCGCTCTCGCCACCGACCAGGTCTCCGCCGAAGGGGCGCTCGAGGCGGTGGAGCTGGCTGAGCAGAGACTGGTCGATGAGCGAGACGCGACGCCGCCCGACGTTCAGCGGCTTCTCCTCGGTCGCGGCGAGTTGTAG
- a CDS encoding PRC-barrel domain-containing protein, translating into MLNREQVDQLFDHEVYSSQGERIGRVRRVYADDISGVPDWMTVSTGLFGTKETYVLLTDAEIEGKRVTVPYTKESVKHAPNVPPEEHLSPEEERELCGYYSHPDHTP; encoded by the coding sequence ATGCTGAACCGTGAGCAGGTTGATCAACTGTTCGATCACGAGGTGTACAGCTCGCAGGGTGAGCGAATCGGCAGGGTCCGACGGGTGTACGCCGATGACATCTCAGGCGTACCGGATTGGATGACGGTATCGACCGGCCTGTTCGGGACCAAAGAGACCTACGTGCTGCTGACGGACGCCGAGATCGAGGGCAAGCGGGTGACCGTGCCCTACACGAAGGAGTCCGTCAAGCACGCTCCGAACGTGCCACCGGAGGAGCATCTGTCGCCAGAGGAGGAGCGGGAGCTGTGCGGCTACTACAGCCACCCCGACCACACCCCCTGA
- a CDS encoding GntR family transcriptional regulator — protein MAVERASDRAYATLKAEILDWDLPPGTVLGEVEQAARLGVSRTPLREAMARLVADGLVGPQAGRGLVVTPVSIDDVVLLYELRTALETHAARLAAARRNPAAFSELELALSRITDLLASDDDAHHGYYDLVARFDLAIDEAVGNSYLVASLRSLRSHVARARRLARRSEARLTLAAAEHLAIVRAIIDGDGELAAHATHVHLSNALRGIRDAALADPPPGNASAWAS, from the coding sequence GTGGCAGTCGAACGCGCGAGTGACCGCGCCTACGCGACGCTCAAGGCCGAGATCCTCGACTGGGACCTGCCACCGGGGACCGTGCTCGGTGAGGTCGAGCAGGCTGCCCGATTGGGTGTCTCCCGGACACCGCTTCGGGAGGCGATGGCACGCCTGGTCGCCGACGGCTTGGTCGGCCCACAGGCAGGCCGCGGCCTGGTAGTCACTCCGGTCTCGATCGACGACGTCGTGCTGCTCTATGAGCTGCGCACCGCCCTGGAGACTCATGCGGCCCGATTGGCCGCCGCCCGGCGCAATCCGGCAGCCTTCAGCGAACTGGAGCTGGCGCTTTCCCGGATCACCGACCTGCTCGCCTCCGACGACGATGCGCATCACGGCTACTACGACCTGGTGGCGCGATTCGATCTGGCCATCGACGAGGCCGTCGGAAACTCCTATCTGGTGGCGAGTCTGCGGAGCCTTCGCTCGCACGTCGCCCGGGCTCGCCGACTCGCCCGCCGCTCGGAGGCGCGCCTGACGTTGGCCGCTGCCGAGCACCTCGCCATCGTGCGCGCCATCATCGACGGTGACGGTGAGCTGGCCGCCCATGCGACCCATGTCCATCTGAGCAATGCACTGCGGGGCATCCGCGACGCCGCGCTAGCCGATCCCCCGCCGGGCAACGCATCGGCCTGGGCCTCCTGA
- a CDS encoding MmgE/PrpD family protein, giving the protein MSTPTSNVPSARHRVRTYRSNEDLPREEQLAWKIAEVATDPVEVQPDVTDMIINRVIDNAAVAAASLTRTPPSAARAQALSHPVSVNGAGAAIVGTDRRTSPEWAAWAHGVAVRELDYHDTFLAAEYSHPGDNIPPILAVAQHVGADGAALLRGLATGYEIQVDLVRAISLHRHKIDHVAHLGPSAAAGIGTLLGLDTAVIYQAIGQALHTTTATRQSRKGAISSWKAYAPAFAGKLAIEAVDRALRGETSPNPIYEGEDGVIAWLLDGPEGSYEVPLPAPGEPKRGILDTYTKEHSAEYQAQAWIDLARRLGNERPELRDPANIAAIVLHTSHHTHYVIGSGAGDPQKYDPTASRETLDHSIAYIFTVALQDGGWHHVDSYAPERAGRPDTVALWHKITTAEDPEWTRRYHSEDPDEKAFGGRVEITLTDGSTVVEEIAIADAHPLGARPFARPDYVRKFRLLAEPALAPAEIERFLALAERLPELTPVEVQALSIVAKPGLLASAPSPTGLF; this is encoded by the coding sequence ATGAGCACTCCGACCAGCAACGTACCGAGCGCACGCCACCGCGTACGCACCTACCGCAGCAATGAGGATCTGCCCCGGGAGGAGCAGCTGGCCTGGAAGATCGCCGAGGTGGCGACCGATCCGGTCGAGGTGCAGCCCGACGTCACCGACATGATCATCAATCGGGTGATCGACAACGCTGCGGTCGCTGCGGCGTCGCTCACCCGGACGCCACCGAGTGCCGCGCGTGCCCAGGCGCTGTCGCATCCCGTGTCGGTCAACGGTGCCGGCGCCGCGATCGTCGGCACCGACCGGCGTACCAGCCCTGAGTGGGCAGCCTGGGCGCACGGAGTCGCCGTACGCGAGCTGGACTATCACGACACCTTCCTCGCTGCCGAGTATTCCCATCCCGGCGACAACATCCCGCCGATCCTGGCAGTCGCCCAGCACGTCGGCGCCGACGGTGCGGCACTGCTGCGCGGTCTCGCCACCGGGTACGAAATCCAGGTCGACCTGGTGCGCGCGATCAGCCTGCACAGGCACAAGATCGATCACGTCGCACACCTCGGCCCGTCGGCCGCGGCCGGCATCGGCACCCTGCTCGGTCTCGATACAGCGGTGATCTACCAGGCCATCGGCCAGGCGCTGCACACCACCACCGCAACCCGCCAGTCGCGCAAGGGGGCGATCTCGTCGTGGAAGGCGTACGCCCCTGCATTCGCCGGCAAACTGGCGATCGAAGCCGTCGATCGGGCACTGCGCGGCGAAACCTCGCCCAACCCGATCTATGAGGGCGAGGACGGCGTGATCGCCTGGCTGCTCGACGGACCCGAGGGCTCGTACGAGGTGCCTCTTCCCGCGCCGGGTGAGCCGAAGCGCGGCATCCTGGACACCTATACCAAGGAGCATTCGGCCGAATATCAGGCGCAGGCCTGGATCGACCTCGCCCGGCGCCTCGGCAACGAGCGCCCGGAACTGCGTGATCCGGCGAATATCGCCGCGATCGTGCTGCACACCTCGCACCACACGCACTATGTGATCGGCTCGGGTGCCGGCGATCCGCAGAAGTACGACCCGACCGCATCGCGGGAGACCCTCGACCACTCGATCGCCTACATCTTCACCGTGGCCCTACAGGACGGCGGCTGGCACCACGTCGACTCCTACGCTCCCGAACGGGCCGGCCGACCCGACACGGTTGCGCTCTGGCACAAGATCACCACTGCCGAGGATCCGGAGTGGACTCGCCGCTATCACTCGGAGGATCCCGACGAGAAGGCGTTCGGCGGCCGGGTCGAGATCACCCTGACGGACGGATCGACGGTCGTCGAGGAGATCGCCATTGCCGATGCGCATCCGCTGGGTGCCCGGCCGTTCGCCCGGCCGGACTATGTGCGAAAGTTCCGGCTGCTCGCCGAGCCGGCTCTTGCGCCGGCGGAGATCGAGCGCTTCCTGGCGCTGGCCGAGCGACTGCCGGAGCTCACTCCCGTGGAGGTGCAAGCCCTCAGCATCGTCGCCAAACCGGGGCTGCTCGCGTCGGCCCCCAGCCCGACCGGCCTGTTCTGA